Genomic DNA from Thermosipho ferrireducens:
TTTAGCTGTTAAAATTATTACAGGGATTTCTTTCAAATCCTCCTCTTTTTGTTTTTGTTTAAGCACTCCAAATCCATCAAGACGCGGCATCATTATATCAAGGATTATTAAATCTGGCTTTACATCTCGCATTTTTTCTAACCCATCTATTCCATCGACTGCTTCAAAAACTTCAAATCCTGCTTTTCTCAGGTTAAAAGTAGTTATCTTCCGTAATACTTCTGAATCATCGATAACGAGAATTCTGGCTTTCATTAAGACACCCCTCTCAAAACTTCAGAAAACCTTTTTTCGCCAATAAGTGCTTCTTCCCTCATCGCTATATAAACACTCTCGGAAATACTATGTGGATTAAACAAATTCTTCTTCCTAAGATAATAGTTTAACACAACATAATCCTTTAAACCAACTATTCGAAGATTTTCCAATGTTTCCTTTAATGTAAAGTATCTCATACCTCTCTTTGTTTTCTTTTCTACAACATAATCAGGATCATAACTAAAGGGCTTTTTTATTATAACTTTGTAACTATAACCATCTATTTCATTAAAATCATAATTTTTATCAAAAATTTCAAATACGCAAATTTCTCTCAGGCATACTTTCCTGATTTTTTCTAATACAAAATTAGTATCGTAATCTTCTTCAAAAAAAACTTTTAAATACAGAGCCTTATCCACAATACCTGTGGGAACAGGATCAACGTAAGAAATTTTTGGCATGGGATGAAATCCCTGAGTAAATTCCATTTTTAACCCAGAACGCCGCAAAGCTCTTTCTATACTACGAATGGTGTCCAGAGCCGAAACATATCTGAATAATCCCAGCTTCTTAAATCTCATTATAAATATTCTACTCACTTTATTTCCACCTTCAAAGCAGTAAGTTTCCCATTTTCCATATCTGGTACGTAAAGTATCTCATTTTTTTCGTCAAAAAACAAATCAGCAGGCTTTCCAAGTCCAGAAAATTCGTATAAAAAACGTCCATCCCTGGTAAACACTCCAATATTCCCAGATTCATATCCACTTACAAAAAAAAGATCGTTTTTCCTATCGTAAGCCAATCCATCTCCATATGATATTCCTTTCAAAACCATTTTTTTCACCACTTTATTTCCATCACTAACAAATAAACTTGCTGGATCTGTAAAAGAAACGATATATAGATATTCTCCATCTGTACTCAGGCCATTTGGATAAGCTATACTCAGCACCGGATACAATTCATTTTCCCTTAAAATATAAATTGTGTCCCCATATGTATCTGATACATACATTTCACCATTATACTTCACCACGTCATTTAAATACTTTGCACTACCTGTTACTGGCGTGTATATCTTATAAGTGTGGCTTTTCAAACTATATTCTATTAATCTATCTTTGTCTGCTATCCACAGTGTCTCGTTTTCTACATAAATTCCTCGAGGATCCACCAGATTTTCTATAACATAGTTCCCCATTCTTGACTGGTACAATACACTTCCATCAGCTGTGTACAATTTTCCCATTTGAGAGATATAATATCCCTCCTGAGTTACCCATATACTTTCAGGAACAAACAAACCAAATATTGAAAAAAGAATGCTCATAACTATTTTCATTTCATTCTCCCCCCAGGTATACTTCTTTCACCACCTCATCTTTCAGCACCTTCTCCGGTTCTCCCTCTGAAATTATTTCCCCCTTGTGTATTACATACAACCTATCCACAACCGGTATCAAAGCTTCAACGCTATGATCAGTTACAATTATTCCAAGGCCACGTTCTTTTAAATTTAATATCATCCCCTGTATTTCTTTAACTGTTTTTGGGTCTATACCAACAAATGGTTCGTCAAGTAAAAGAAAACGTGGCGAGAGAGTCATCATACGTGCAAGCTCCAAACGCCTTTTTTCTCCGCCAGATAAATCAGACGCCTTTTGATTTTTTAAAAGCGCTATTCCAAACTCTTCAAGAAGTTTATTCGTTCTTCCATTTATCCTATTTTTCTGAGAATGAAATTCCAATACCAGCTTTAAATTCTCATCCACCTTTAATTCTCTAAAAACAGATGTTTCCTGCTGAAGATAGGTTATCCCCATTAACGAACGTTTATGAATAGGAACTTTTGTTATATCTTTATCCCCAAGATAAACTTTCCCCGAGTTTGGCACAACAACCCCAAGAATAATATTGAAAAGAGTAGTTTTTCCTGAGCCATTAGGACCCAGCAACCCAACTACTTCCCCATTTTGAACATTTAAACTTGCACCTTTCAAAACTTTCTTTCTACCAAATTTCTTTACTATTTTTTCACAATAAAGTTTCATAAAAACCTTACTGACCTATTGTTTTTAAATATTCAATAAATTGAGCTGTGATATCGTATTTGGTACTTCCATATGCCATTGATTTACTATTAAACACAAAATCATATCCCATTATTTCCGCATACTCTGCTATTTTGGAGAGTATTTCCTGTTCTATTTCCGCAAATTTCTTTTGATACTCATCATTTAACATTTTGTTGTACTGCTGTTGCTTTTGAGCATATTCTTGCATCTTAGAATTAATAATATCCTGAGAAGCACCTTTTGCTTTCAATTCTTTTATTTCATTTGCGAGTTCATTCAACTTTTTAGTATAAAACTGAACATCTTCCTGATATTTTGACTGCACTTCAAGCCACTTATCATAAGATTGAATAACCTTGGATGAGTCAATGTATGCAAGTTTTGGACCTTGTGTCGTATCCCCGGCAGAAATTACAATAACAGAAGCTAATAGAGATAACGCAATAATCAATGGAATCCATTTTTTCATGAGAGCACCTCCTAATTTATAAATTTGCTTTTTGATTTCTCTCTTGCTTTTGAAACAATCGAACGACGCCCTCTAACTTTAAAAGCTTCCAGTATAATTTCAGCTTCTCTATACGGAACTGTTATAAAAGAAAATTTGTCGTAAAGCTGGACATCACGAATTATTTTATCATTTATCCCCGCTCTTTCAGAAATAAACCTGACTAATTTTGCTTTATCCATCCCGCTATTTTTTCCTCGAGCGATGAATAATCGTACTTTCTCGCTAAATTTCCTGTTTTGAGATAAATCCTGAAAAATTTCAGAAATAGAACCTCTTAAAATATATTTTAATAAGCCCTCTACCACTTCTTCTGTTGAATACTCACTTAATAATTCTTTTGTTAGTTTTTTGTACACTTTGTTATCTTTCACTTCATTACGATTAGAAATAAACTTTTTGATTTTATTTAACTTCGCCGACAAAACTTCTTCTATCGTTGGTATTTCTCCTTTTTTTATTCTGGCGTTGGAAAATTTCTTTATTCTGAATAATTCTCTGTACTCCTTTGGTGTAACAAAAGTTATAGCAACCCCTTCCTTTCCCGCTCTTCCTGTTCTTCCTATTCGATGAACATAATACTCTGGATTTAACGGAATAGAATAATTAATCACATGAGAAAGCCCACCTATATCTATTCCCCTTGCTGCTACATCCGTTGCAATGAGTATATTCACTTTACGTGTTCTAAATTTTTTTA
This window encodes:
- a CDS encoding response regulator, with the protein product MKARILVIDDSEVLRKITTFNLRKAGFEVFEAVDGIDGLEKMRDVKPDLIILDIMMPRLDGFGVLKQKQKEEDLKEIPVIILTAKGGAEDERIAKSLGASIVMTKPFSPTLLIEEVRRLIDDAGA
- a CDS encoding TIGR03936 family radical SAM-associated protein, with the protein product MSRIFIMRFKKLGLFRYVSALDTIRSIERALRRSGLKMEFTQGFHPMPKISYVDPVPTGIVDKALYLKVFFEEDYDTNFVLEKIRKVCLREICVFEIFDKNYDFNEIDGYSYKVIIKKPFSYDPDYVVEKKTKRGMRYFTLKETLENLRIVGLKDYVVLNYYLRKKNLFNPHSISESVYIAMREEALIGEKRFSEVLRGVS
- a CDS encoding SMP-30/gluconolactonase/LRE family protein, producing the protein MKIVMSILFSIFGLFVPESIWVTQEGYYISQMGKLYTADGSVLYQSRMGNYVIENLVDPRGIYVENETLWIADKDRLIEYSLKSHTYKIYTPVTGSAKYLNDVVKYNGEMYVSDTYGDTIYILRENELYPVLSIAYPNGLSTDGEYLYIVSFTDPASLFVSDGNKVVKKMVLKGISYGDGLAYDRKNDLFFVSGYESGNIGVFTRDGRFLYEFSGLGKPADLFFDEKNEILYVPDMENGKLTALKVEIK
- the lptB gene encoding LPS export ABC transporter ATP-binding protein, producing MKLYCEKIVKKFGRKKVLKGASLNVQNGEVVGLLGPNGSGKTTLFNIILGVVVPNSGKVYLGDKDITKVPIHKRSLMGITYLQQETSVFRELKVDENLKLVLEFHSQKNRINGRTNKLLEEFGIALLKNQKASDLSGGEKRRLELARMMTLSPRFLLLDEPFVGIDPKTVKEIQGMILNLKERGLGIIVTDHSVEALIPVVDRLYVIHKGEIISEGEPEKVLKDEVVKEVYLGGE
- a CDS encoding OmpH family outer membrane protein, with amino-acid sequence MKKWIPLIIALSLLASVIVISAGDTTQGPKLAYIDSSKVIQSYDKWLEVQSKYQEDVQFYTKKLNELANEIKELKAKGASQDIINSKMQEYAQKQQQYNKMLNDEYQKKFAEIEQEILSKIAEYAEIMGYDFVFNSKSMAYGSTKYDITAQFIEYLKTIGQ